A DNA window from Mariprofundus aestuarium contains the following coding sequences:
- a CDS encoding HAD-IIB family hydrolase, with the protein MNTSFTKLYIVLISPHGLIRGEDLELGRDADTGGQTKYVVELARALAERSEVERVDLLTRKVVDPQLSSDYGEPFEALSDKAQIARIECGEEGYIPKEQLWDSLETFADNALAYLREQPRLPHIIHSHYADAGHVGTQISSLLGIPLVHTGHSLGRSKRKRLLAGGATRDEIEITYNMSRRIDAEERTLGAASRIVVSTNQEVEEQYGLYDYYQPDQMRVVPPGTDLKKFFPPAGDERESAIASEVNRFLVDTDKPIILALSRPDPRKNITTLVEAYGQSAQLQELANLVVIAGNRDDISDMDAGAQEVLTSILMTIDQYDLYGKVAFPKHHKADEVPLLYRLTALSKGIFINPALTEPFGLTLIEAAACGVPLVATEDGGPIDIIGNCENGLLVDPLDTEAIAGALIETLEDEKDWQRYAENGIKGVTHHYSWKAHVEKYLDVIRPLVEQTEPVKRMELSRRPILYRNAAIITDLDQNLLGEPDAIPEFTAMLKQHRKMVSFGVATGRNLESALSVMRKHRIPQPDLLITSLGTEIYYAPNLTRDAVWDRHINHRWHRRDLVELLQEIPGLEMQPKKFQTPFKVSFYIDPDVAPDVQEINRFLSQHEHTVNVIFSHGQFLDVLPYRASKGYALRWAAEQLDIPLENLLVAGGSGADEDMMRGNMLGVVVANRHEEELSELAEADRIYFSEKSYAAGIIEAINHFDFFNKDRQPSS; encoded by the coding sequence ATGAACACCTCTTTCACCAAACTCTATATTGTGCTGATCAGTCCTCATGGCCTTATTCGTGGAGAGGATCTTGAACTAGGGCGGGATGCCGATACCGGTGGCCAGACCAAGTATGTGGTTGAGCTGGCAAGGGCGCTGGCTGAGAGGTCTGAGGTGGAACGTGTCGACCTGTTGACGCGAAAGGTGGTCGATCCACAGCTAAGCTCTGATTACGGAGAGCCGTTCGAGGCACTCTCCGATAAGGCGCAGATTGCCCGTATTGAGTGCGGCGAAGAAGGATATATTCCTAAAGAGCAACTATGGGACAGCCTAGAAACCTTTGCTGACAATGCATTGGCCTACCTGCGGGAGCAACCACGTCTGCCCCATATTATTCACAGTCACTATGCCGATGCCGGCCATGTGGGCACACAGATTTCAAGTCTTCTGGGGATTCCGTTGGTGCATACGGGGCACTCTCTGGGACGCAGTAAGCGCAAGCGGCTGTTAGCCGGCGGGGCAACACGAGACGAGATTGAGATAACCTATAACATGAGTCGCCGCATTGATGCCGAAGAGCGGACATTGGGGGCTGCCTCCAGGATTGTGGTCAGCACCAATCAGGAGGTTGAGGAGCAGTACGGCCTTTACGACTATTACCAGCCGGATCAGATGCGTGTTGTGCCACCCGGCACCGATCTTAAGAAGTTCTTTCCTCCCGCCGGCGATGAGCGTGAAAGTGCTATTGCTAGTGAAGTTAATCGGTTTCTGGTTGATACTGATAAGCCGATCATTCTTGCACTCTCCAGACCCGACCCACGAAAAAACATCACCACCCTTGTCGAGGCATATGGGCAGTCAGCACAACTTCAAGAGCTGGCTAATCTGGTAGTTATTGCCGGTAACCGCGACGATATCAGTGATATGGATGCGGGGGCGCAGGAGGTGCTAACCAGTATTCTGATGACCATTGACCAGTACGACCTCTATGGCAAGGTCGCTTTTCCCAAGCATCATAAAGCTGATGAGGTGCCGCTGCTCTACAGGCTGACCGCCCTCTCCAAGGGCATTTTTATCAATCCGGCACTAACTGAACCATTCGGTCTGACTCTGATCGAAGCTGCTGCCTGTGGCGTACCACTTGTTGCCACCGAGGATGGTGGCCCGATAGATATTATCGGTAACTGTGAGAACGGCCTGCTTGTTGATCCTCTCGACACAGAAGCGATCGCCGGCGCATTGATTGAAACTCTGGAGGATGAAAAGGATTGGCAGCGCTATGCAGAAAACGGCATTAAAGGGGTTACCCATCACTATTCATGGAAAGCGCATGTTGAGAAGTATCTTGATGTGATTCGACCGCTGGTTGAACAGACTGAACCGGTCAAACGGATGGAGCTCAGTCGCAGGCCGATACTCTATCGTAATGCGGCTATTATCACTGATCTGGATCAGAATCTTCTGGGAGAACCTGATGCTATTCCTGAATTCACAGCCATGCTGAAACAGCACCGCAAGATGGTCAGTTTTGGCGTTGCCACTGGGCGCAATCTCGAAAGCGCACTGAGCGTAATGCGAAAGCACCGTATTCCTCAACCCGATCTATTGATCACCAGCCTGGGTACGGAAATTTACTATGCACCGAATCTCACCCGTGACGCGGTCTGGGACCGGCATATCAACCATCGCTGGCATCGGCGAGACCTTGTTGAACTACTGCAGGAGATTCCTGGCCTTGAGATGCAGCCGAAAAAGTTTCAGACGCCGTTCAAGGTCAGTTTTTATATCGACCCGGACGTGGCTCCAGACGTACAGGAGATCAATCGATTTTTATCCCAGCATGAGCATACGGTGAACGTCATATTCTCGCATGGCCAGTTTCTTGATGTGCTGCCATACCGCGCCTCCAAGGGCTATGCCTTGCGCTGGGCCGCAGAACAGCTTGATATTCCTCTGGAGAACCTGCTGGTGGCAGGTGGGTCGGGAGCCGACGAAGATATGATGCGCGGCAATATGCTTGGGGTGGTGGTAGCCAATCGTCATGAGGAAGAGCTCTCCGAGTTGGCCGAGGCTGACCGGATCTATTTTTCAGAAAAAAGCTACGCGGCTGGTATTATCGAGGCCATCAACCATTTCGATTTTTTTAATAAAGATCGGCAGCCATCATCGTGA
- the lipB gene encoding lipoyl(octanoyl) transferase LipB, which translates to MSDWGLAYKWLGRRAYEPVWQDLSACADAVARGVGEEVIFACEHEPVYTTGRRGIDNRLGEALPAPVVHTDRGGEMTFHGPGQIMLYPIINLRSREIGVKKYVSLLEESCIQLLNEFGIGAKRNCGFPGVWTERGKIAALGVRVTRGVAFHGMALNVNVDPKWFAAISPCGLQLGVASISDFTAPLPPIELADRWQFHLQPLL; encoded by the coding sequence ATGAGTGATTGGGGACTTGCATACAAGTGGCTGGGGCGTCGGGCCTATGAACCTGTCTGGCAGGATCTCTCAGCGTGCGCTGATGCGGTTGCCAGAGGTGTTGGTGAAGAAGTCATCTTCGCCTGCGAGCACGAACCTGTTTATACCACTGGGCGTCGCGGTATCGATAATCGTCTGGGTGAAGCTCTTCCCGCACCTGTCGTGCATACGGATCGGGGCGGAGAGATGACCTTTCATGGCCCCGGCCAGATCATGCTCTATCCGATCATCAATCTCCGTAGTAGGGAGATCGGGGTAAAAAAGTATGTTTCTCTGCTTGAGGAGTCCTGCATCCAGCTGCTCAACGAGTTTGGCATCGGAGCAAAACGCAACTGCGGCTTTCCCGGTGTCTGGACCGAACGCGGCAAGATTGCAGCGCTCGGTGTGCGTGTAACACGCGGCGTGGCCTTTCACGGCATGGCTCTGAATGTGAATGTCGATCCCAAATGGTTTGCTGCCATCAGTCCCTGTGGGCTTCAACTCGGAGTGGCCAGCATCTCCGACTTCACCGCGCCACTGCCGCCAATCGAGCTGGCGGATCGCTGGCAGTTTCACTTGCAACCACTGTTGTAG
- a CDS encoding AMP-dependent synthetase/ligase: MVSGDHNAPKCSGLAQAEKAQSLSDLLFASPPDWLDKPMLRFRQPDGRWKQWSRIRVQHAVLRVAAWLESKGVKAGDRVGILGHNCPEWFVADFAILRLGAVTVPAYFTDPPEAVQYVFNDADVSAIFVEEGAQLEKLEGVDKPLLPFHGESNSISAVALDENWDNHLQASSPNRKQLATLIYTSGTTGFPKGVMLTHDNLLADVSAALGGVAVFPEDLFLSFLPTSHAFERTVGHFLPTACGSEIAYAEAVTTLLRDMPDVKPTIMISVPRLYEKIYTGVQTKLAEGPAIKRKLFNLAQKLGMERFELKQQGEDLSGGKALLWSLLDKLVNAKLREKMGGNIRGFISGGAALHPDIARFLLAADIMVLPGYGLTETSPVLSVNRYGAIKPETVGPALPRVEFRVAEDGELLVKGPMVMQGYWKKPEATAEVLDVGGWLHTGDIVEIDDDGYVKIVDRKKEIMVLSNGENVPPAVIEQHLTQSPAILQAMVVADNRPDVVALVVPDVDGVRRLWQKTMNETLPENWRQNERVHHWMLIQMRNEEHDLSSFMQVKRFAFLDGEWTQDAGLLTPTLKLKRRKIAELHADLIAGLYPKEK, from the coding sequence ATGGTTTCAGGTGATCACAATGCTCCCAAATGTTCAGGTCTTGCGCAGGCGGAGAAGGCGCAATCGCTCTCCGACCTGCTGTTCGCCTCACCCCCTGACTGGCTCGATAAACCGATGCTTCGTTTTCGCCAGCCCGATGGCAGATGGAAACAGTGGAGCCGGATCAGGGTGCAGCATGCAGTGCTGCGTGTCGCCGCATGGCTAGAATCGAAGGGGGTAAAAGCGGGCGACCGGGTTGGTATTCTTGGCCACAACTGCCCGGAGTGGTTTGTCGCCGATTTTGCTATACTGAGGTTGGGAGCAGTGACTGTGCCTGCCTATTTTACCGATCCGCCCGAGGCGGTGCAGTACGTCTTCAATGATGCCGATGTTTCCGCCATATTTGTGGAGGAGGGGGCACAGCTGGAGAAGCTGGAGGGGGTGGATAAACCGCTTCTGCCATTTCACGGTGAATCCAACTCTATCAGTGCGGTTGCCCTGGATGAGAACTGGGATAATCATCTGCAGGCTTCAAGCCCCAATCGTAAGCAGTTGGCAACCCTTATTTATACCTCAGGTACGACCGGCTTCCCCAAAGGGGTGATGCTGACCCATGACAACCTGCTCGCCGATGTCTCCGCAGCCCTTGGTGGTGTCGCAGTGTTCCCGGAGGATCTCTTTCTCTCTTTTCTACCCACATCGCACGCTTTTGAGCGGACTGTTGGCCATTTTCTGCCAACTGCCTGCGGCTCTGAGATTGCCTATGCCGAAGCTGTGACGACGCTGCTGCGTGATATGCCAGATGTGAAACCGACGATTATGATCTCAGTGCCTCGGCTCTATGAGAAGATCTATACGGGTGTACAGACCAAGCTGGCAGAAGGGCCAGCGATCAAACGCAAGCTGTTTAATCTTGCGCAGAAGCTTGGAATGGAGCGCTTCGAGCTGAAACAGCAGGGGGAAGACCTAAGCGGTGGCAAAGCGTTGCTCTGGAGCCTTCTCGATAAGCTGGTCAATGCCAAGCTGCGCGAAAAGATGGGTGGGAATATTCGCGGTTTTATCTCCGGTGGAGCGGCGCTGCATCCGGATATCGCCCGCTTTCTTCTGGCTGCTGATATCATGGTGTTGCCGGGCTACGGGCTGACTGAAACCTCACCAGTGCTTTCGGTTAACCGTTATGGCGCGATCAAACCGGAAACTGTGGGTCCTGCGCTTCCCAGAGTGGAGTTCAGAGTGGCCGAGGATGGTGAGCTTCTGGTCAAAGGCCCGATGGTGATGCAGGGCTACTGGAAGAAACCGGAGGCGACTGCAGAGGTGCTGGATGTCGGTGGGTGGCTGCATACCGGCGATATTGTCGAGATCGATGACGATGGTTATGTGAAGATAGTCGATCGCAAGAAGGAGATTATGGTGCTCTCCAATGGCGAGAATGTGCCACCTGCGGTGATCGAGCAGCACCTGACACAATCCCCAGCCATACTGCAGGCGATGGTGGTGGCCGATAACCGACCCGATGTAGTGGCGCTGGTCGTGCCTGATGTCGATGGTGTGCGCAGGCTTTGGCAGAAGACAATGAATGAAACGTTACCGGAGAACTGGCGTCAAAATGAAAGGGTACACCACTGGATGCTGATTCAGATGCGCAATGAAGAGCATGATCTTTCAAGTTTTATGCAGGTGAAACGTTTTGCGTTTCTTGATGGGGAGTGGACACAGGATGCAGGTCTTCTGACGCCGACCTTGAAGTTGAAGCGGCGCAAGATTGCAGAACTCCATGCTGACCTGATTGCAGGCTTGTACCCCAAAGAGAAGTGA
- a CDS encoding HAD-IIB family hydrolase — MSNILICTDLDRTLIPNGHQPESDGARLCFSRFAGNEGVSLAYVSGRHRQLIEQAIDQYQLPVPDYVIADVGSTIYRTGVDGWSVWQAWSDEIADDWQGQNRQALQGMLSDINALRLQESEKQNVHKLSFYLSLTADRGSIVEAIQLRLRAKLIQANVIWSIDELANIGLIDILPVSANKLHAIRFLMQQERIGETETIFAGDSGNDLDVLLSSIPSVLVANADDEVRLATQTASSLYLAHGGFLGMNGNYSAGILEGVAHFHPDMVADIESSAYE, encoded by the coding sequence GTGAGCAATATTCTCATCTGTACCGATCTGGATCGGACATTGATCCCCAATGGTCATCAACCTGAATCTGATGGGGCGAGGCTATGTTTCTCACGCTTTGCCGGTAATGAAGGGGTTTCGCTGGCCTATGTCTCAGGACGTCACAGGCAGCTGATCGAACAGGCTATTGATCAGTATCAACTGCCTGTGCCGGACTATGTCATTGCCGATGTCGGTTCGACAATTTACCGAACCGGAGTTGACGGCTGGTCTGTGTGGCAGGCGTGGAGTGATGAGATTGCCGATGACTGGCAGGGGCAGAATCGTCAGGCGCTGCAAGGCATGTTGTCGGATATCAATGCCCTCAGGTTGCAGGAGTCTGAGAAGCAGAATGTCCACAAGCTCAGTTTCTACCTTTCCCTAACAGCCGACAGGGGTTCGATTGTTGAAGCGATTCAGTTACGTCTGCGAGCAAAACTGATTCAGGCCAATGTTATCTGGAGTATTGATGAGCTGGCGAATATTGGTTTGATCGACATACTGCCTGTTAGTGCCAACAAGCTGCACGCTATCCGCTTTCTAATGCAGCAGGAACGCATAGGTGAGACCGAGACGATCTTTGCCGGCGATAGCGGTAACGACCTTGATGTGCTTCTCAGCTCCATACCATCGGTACTGGTGGCCAACGCTGACGATGAGGTTCGGTTGGCTACCCAAACAGCATCATCCCTGTATCTGGCACATGGTGGTTTTCTCGGCATGAACGGAAACTACAGTGCCGGTATTCTTGAAGGTGTTGCTCACTTTCACCCTGATATGGTGGCCGACATCGAGAGCAGTGCGTATGAGTAA
- a CDS encoding 3-hydroxyacyl-CoA dehydrogenase NAD-binding domain-containing protein, protein MEVVKLIQQKDEARLRFERTDKSVNVLDEFCIAQLEQHLDTLEKNPPKTLVLESSLKGCFIAGADLEIIAAVTDRAEATRLAERGQSLCRRIEVLPSVSIALVNGACMGGGLEVALACDYIVAVEGKKTQLALPEIKIGIHPGFGGCVRLPKRVGWMRAVEMILSGSAVDAKRAHRIGLAALNSQPEQLDEAVRYLAAKGKVKVRKFNPWWLKLWPAKELFFQQVEKRAYARLKHLDVESAYPAVPAAIALLKEIVDMSDGLALAREAESLGELAVTPTCKNLIRVFHLGESLRKQQAASRGRKAVAGFKKTAVYGAGVMGGGIAWVASKTMSVDLHEVAAEPLARGMKGIGRLAIRRGRIDQKRLSRIRPVLDASGLTDADVVIEAVVEDIKVKRKLWMAVGKEVPKQALLLSNTSSLSISEMQYRRANAGRIAGLHFFNPAPKMPLVEVIAGEKTSEETIDKTCALAASWGKYPVIVADRPGFLVNRCLMPFMVAALKLVEAGQKPEHVDGALKNFGMPMGAIELADRVGLDICHHVGAHLAEMLEIEHSERFSMPEWFARMVVDGLLGEKSGKGFFVYENGKQGGLNPALVTYLPAAKVVEHEGDADISINGSPMKNSDIIDACLIPMLIEALNCLAERVVDDPVHLDAAFIYGVGFPPFRGGLLRYFAARESSELKEKIEQQGYVVPVNLKVLDGFR, encoded by the coding sequence ATGGAAGTCGTAAAGCTGATTCAACAGAAGGATGAGGCGCGGCTCCGTTTTGAGCGCACCGACAAATCGGTCAATGTGCTTGATGAGTTCTGCATTGCCCAGCTTGAGCAACATCTCGACACACTGGAGAAGAATCCACCAAAAACGCTTGTGCTGGAGAGCAGCCTGAAAGGCTGTTTCATCGCCGGAGCCGATCTGGAGATCATAGCCGCCGTCACCGACAGGGCAGAAGCGACCCGGCTGGCCGAGCGTGGTCAGTCACTCTGCCGTCGCATCGAAGTGCTACCATCGGTTTCTATTGCACTGGTCAATGGCGCCTGCATGGGCGGTGGCCTAGAGGTGGCGCTGGCATGTGACTATATCGTGGCTGTGGAGGGGAAAAAGACACAACTTGCTCTGCCAGAAATCAAGATCGGTATCCATCCGGGATTTGGTGGCTGTGTACGGCTACCCAAACGGGTTGGCTGGATGAGGGCGGTGGAGATGATCCTCAGCGGTTCGGCAGTGGATGCGAAACGGGCACACAGGATCGGTCTTGCCGCACTTAATAGTCAGCCAGAGCAGTTGGATGAAGCGGTTCGTTATCTGGCCGCCAAAGGCAAGGTGAAGGTACGCAAATTCAACCCGTGGTGGTTGAAGCTCTGGCCTGCAAAGGAGCTGTTTTTTCAGCAGGTGGAGAAACGCGCTTATGCCCGCCTCAAACATCTTGATGTGGAGTCGGCCTATCCGGCGGTTCCTGCTGCGATTGCGTTGCTCAAAGAGATTGTTGATATGTCTGATGGGTTGGCATTGGCTCGCGAGGCTGAATCGCTGGGCGAACTTGCTGTTACGCCGACCTGTAAGAACCTGATTCGGGTATTCCATCTCGGAGAGTCCCTGAGAAAACAGCAGGCAGCATCACGCGGTCGTAAAGCGGTAGCCGGATTTAAGAAGACGGCTGTGTACGGTGCGGGTGTGATGGGTGGGGGTATCGCTTGGGTGGCATCAAAAACGATGAGTGTCGACCTGCATGAGGTGGCGGCAGAACCTCTGGCGCGTGGCATGAAAGGGATTGGCAGACTTGCAATTCGCAGGGGAAGGATCGATCAGAAGAGACTATCCCGAATCCGTCCGGTGCTTGATGCCAGTGGCCTTACCGATGCCGATGTGGTGATTGAGGCGGTAGTTGAGGATATCAAGGTCAAACGCAAGCTCTGGATGGCAGTGGGTAAAGAGGTGCCGAAGCAAGCGCTGCTACTCTCCAATACCTCCTCACTCTCTATTTCCGAGATGCAGTACCGACGCGCCAATGCAGGGCGCATCGCCGGGCTACACTTCTTCAATCCGGCACCGAAGATGCCTTTGGTTGAGGTGATTGCGGGCGAAAAAACATCTGAGGAAACCATTGATAAAACCTGCGCACTGGCGGCTTCATGGGGGAAATACCCGGTCATCGTAGCAGACCGTCCGGGGTTTCTTGTTAACCGATGCCTGATGCCCTTTATGGTGGCTGCGCTTAAACTGGTTGAGGCCGGCCAGAAGCCTGAACATGTGGATGGAGCCCTGAAGAACTTCGGCATGCCGATGGGGGCAATTGAACTTGCTGATCGGGTGGGGCTGGATATCTGCCACCACGTAGGCGCCCATCTGGCTGAAATGCTGGAGATCGAACACTCCGAACGCTTTAGCATGCCTGAATGGTTTGCTCGTATGGTTGTTGACGGCCTGCTTGGGGAGAAATCGGGTAAAGGCTTCTTTGTCTATGAGAATGGTAAGCAGGGAGGCCTCAACCCAGCTCTCGTCACCTACCTTCCGGCTGCGAAGGTGGTCGAACATGAGGGCGACGCTGATATTAGCATCAATGGCTCGCCAATGAAAAACAGCGATATTATTGATGCCTGCCTGATTCCAATGCTCATCGAGGCACTGAATTGTCTGGCTGAAAGGGTGGTGGATGATCCGGTTCATCTGGATGCGGCCTTTATCTACGGTGTCGGTTTCCCGCCATTCAGGGGGGGGCTGCTACGTTATTTTGCAGCTCGTGAAAGCTCTGAACTAAAAGAGAAAATAGAGCAGCAGGGGTATGTGGTACCCGTGAACTTGAAGGTGCTTGATGGTTTCAGGTGA
- a CDS encoding PfkB family carbohydrate kinase, translating to MSNVAMRPLIFGEVLFDHFPDGSAILGGAPFNVAWHLHAFGLKPLMISSIGDDALGQKVEHAMLDWGMDCSGIQVDFDHPTGTVEVQFDHGEPVYEIVDGVAYDYIDASKVPQLDGAWLLYHGSLALRHAVSANALKKLKEDCTAARMVDINLRSPWWKREDILFLVQGAEWVKLNEDELFEIYPEQADQAGRIARLSAAVTREIVLTGGENGATSISAVDGRGCSVVPEKASQVVDTVGAGDAFCSVFLAGQLLEWPLELTMQRAQAFASAVVSIRGATSQDRGFYRQFIRQWDIKDHEDV from the coding sequence ATGAGTAATGTAGCGATGCGGCCACTTATCTTCGGTGAGGTTCTTTTTGACCATTTCCCCGACGGCTCGGCTATTCTTGGTGGTGCGCCATTCAATGTTGCCTGGCATCTTCACGCCTTCGGGCTGAAGCCATTGATGATCTCCAGTATCGGTGATGATGCATTGGGACAGAAGGTTGAGCATGCCATGCTCGATTGGGGTATGGATTGCAGCGGTATTCAAGTCGATTTCGATCACCCGACCGGTACTGTCGAGGTTCAGTTTGATCATGGTGAGCCCGTTTACGAGATCGTCGATGGTGTTGCTTACGATTATATCGATGCATCCAAGGTGCCGCAGCTTGATGGCGCATGGCTGCTCTATCACGGATCGTTGGCGTTGCGCCATGCAGTTTCAGCGAATGCTCTGAAAAAACTGAAAGAGGATTGTACGGCTGCTCGCATGGTCGATATCAATCTGCGTTCACCCTGGTGGAAGCGGGAAGATATTCTCTTCCTAGTGCAGGGGGCAGAGTGGGTGAAACTCAATGAAGATGAACTCTTTGAGATCTATCCGGAGCAGGCCGATCAGGCCGGGAGAATCGCACGACTTTCAGCAGCAGTTACCAGAGAGATTGTTTTGACCGGCGGTGAAAACGGCGCAACATCGATATCAGCGGTTGATGGCAGGGGGTGTTCGGTTGTCCCGGAAAAGGCTTCTCAGGTCGTCGATACGGTTGGGGCAGGGGATGCATTCTGTAGCGTATTCCTTGCCGGGCAGTTGCTTGAGTGGCCGCTTGAACTGACCATGCAGCGTGCTCAGGCATTTGCCAGCGCCGTGGTCAGCATCCGCGGGGCGACCTCGCAGGATAGAGGCTTCTATCGACAATTTATCCGACAATGGGACATAAAGGATCACGAAGATGTATGA
- a CDS encoding amylosucrase, with protein sequence MYEQVSHSLLNEILIKLDPEIIKQPKMRYFYTRLGANFYAIHSLFEKLYGGRADFTEQMQKLVETLAYQYIARSDALRETDLERESDHNWFLSQKWVGMALYSDGFAGDLKGLKERLHYLQELGINMVHVMPVLDCPPGRSDGGYAVRDFRRIDERIGSLEDVDALSGSMHRREMLLTLDVVLNHTSDEHEWAKRARSGEKRYQEYYYVFDNRDIPDMFEETMPEIFPETSPGSFTWDEAMGKWVMTSFNDYQWDLNYSNPSVLIEMIDIILYWANHGADILRLDAVAFLWKKIGSTCQNEREAHLILQLLKDCCQVTAPGVLFIAEAIVAPVEVTKYFGEDAINAKECEIAYNATFMALLWDAVATRKAELLYRGIKSLPDKLERATWLNYIRCHDDIGLGFDDNDIRLAGYEPAAHRRFLVDYFTGKYEDSPARGRPFAANEKTGDARISGTLASLAGLESALESGDEHAIDSAINIILLLNAMILSFGGIPLLYYGDELGTLNNYDYQQDESKLNDSRWIHRPVIDWQKAELRSQPGSIEYRIFTALKKLIAVRKEIPSFADFNNREMLDLGNAHLLAYAHFDHRYSTSGVVVVGNFDAMPQYLDLEQLRRMGHFKHDNIRDLCSGESPPVFNDQLAIPGYGFYWLSE encoded by the coding sequence ATGTATGAGCAGGTTTCACACTCCCTACTGAACGAAATTCTTATCAAGCTTGATCCGGAAATCATCAAACAGCCGAAGATGCGCTACTTCTATACGCGTCTGGGTGCGAATTTTTATGCCATCCACTCGCTCTTCGAGAAGCTTTATGGTGGTAGAGCCGATTTCACGGAGCAGATGCAGAAGCTGGTTGAGACGTTGGCCTATCAGTACATCGCTCGCTCTGATGCTCTGAGAGAGACCGACCTTGAGCGGGAAAGTGATCATAACTGGTTTTTGAGTCAGAAGTGGGTCGGTATGGCACTCTACAGTGATGGCTTTGCCGGTGATCTGAAAGGGCTCAAGGAGAGGCTTCATTATTTACAGGAACTTGGCATCAATATGGTGCATGTGATGCCGGTGCTTGACTGCCCACCGGGCAGGAGTGATGGCGGTTATGCCGTTCGTGATTTCCGCCGCATTGATGAACGGATCGGTTCTCTTGAGGATGTCGATGCACTCTCCGGTTCGATGCACAGGCGTGAGATGCTTCTTACCCTTGATGTGGTGCTTAATCACACCTCCGATGAACATGAATGGGCTAAACGCGCTCGCAGTGGTGAGAAACGTTATCAGGAGTACTACTACGTCTTCGATAATCGCGACATACCGGACATGTTCGAGGAAACGATGCCCGAAATCTTTCCTGAAACCTCGCCAGGAAGCTTCACCTGGGATGAGGCGATGGGCAAATGGGTGATGACATCATTTAATGATTATCAGTGGGATCTCAACTACAGTAACCCTTCCGTGCTCATCGAGATGATCGACATCATTCTCTACTGGGCCAATCACGGTGCCGATATTCTGCGTCTTGATGCGGTTGCTTTCCTCTGGAAGAAGATTGGCAGCACCTGCCAGAACGAGCGCGAGGCGCATCTAATTCTACAGCTTCTCAAGGACTGCTGCCAAGTCACCGCACCGGGAGTGCTATTCATCGCCGAGGCGATTGTGGCTCCGGTCGAGGTTACCAAATATTTCGGTGAAGATGCGATCAATGCCAAAGAGTGTGAGATCGCCTACAACGCCACGTTTATGGCTTTGCTCTGGGATGCGGTTGCCACCAGAAAGGCGGAACTGCTCTATCGCGGCATCAAGAGTCTTCCGGACAAGCTGGAGCGAGCCACATGGCTGAACTATATCCGGTGTCATGACGATATCGGACTGGGATTTGATGATAACGATATCCGACTTGCCGGTTACGAACCGGCAGCGCATCGACGTTTTCTGGTTGACTACTTTACCGGCAAATATGAGGACTCTCCTGCCCGCGGGCGCCCCTTTGCGGCCAATGAAAAGACTGGGGATGCCCGTATCTCAGGGACGCTCGCTTCACTAGCCGGGCTGGAGAGCGCACTGGAGTCGGGTGACGAACATGCCATCGATAGCGCCATTAATATCATCCTGCTGCTTAATGCGATGATCCTTTCCTTCGGTGGTATTCCACTGCTCTACTATGGCGATGAGCTTGGTACATTGAACAATTACGATTACCAGCAGGATGAGAGCAAACTAAACGATAGTCGATGGATTCACCGTCCGGTGATTGATTGGCAGAAGGCGGAGCTCAGAAGTCAGCCTGGTTCGATTGAGTACCGGATATTCACGGCATTGAAGAAGTTGATTGCTGTGCGCAAGGAGATTCCCTCCTTTGCCGATTTCAACAACCGCGAAATGCTCGATTTGGGCAATGCCCATCTTCTGGCCTATGCCCATTTCGATCACCGATATAGCACCTCGGGCGTGGTTGTGGTCGGAAATTTCGATGCCATGCCGCAATATCTCGATCTGGAGCAGCTGCGTCGAATGGGCCATTTCAAGCACGATAACATCAGGGACCTCTGCAGTGGTGAATCCCCACCGGTTTTCAATGACCAGCTGGCCATTCCGGGCTACGGATTCTACTGGTTGAGCGAGTAA